The Corylus avellana chromosome ca8, CavTom2PMs-1.0 genome has a segment encoding these proteins:
- the LOC132190542 gene encoding toMV resistance protein Tm-2(GCR236)-like isoform X2, which produces MDDIFRTEEWDEVKSVFPNCFNGSRILITSRNREVALLASDTPPYILPLLNQDDSWELFKKKVFRNGVCPPELVIPGRQIAEGCKGLPLSIVVLAGLLAKKEKSLYIWSKYVDHVTCLDTDMCQKVLSLSYTDLPRRLKQCFLYFGMYPEDFEIPVKRLMHLWVAEGFIQHNDHRYSEDDAEIYLEELIDRSLIQVARRRSDGGVRTCRIHDLLREFCIKESAEEMFFAVHSYNRSIPNNCRRLSIQVNNAKQYINANPSIPTSARSLFFFADDDWNLKKDAVSLKWVQKKFKFLRVLNIQKVATTEFRGSIAKFIHLR; this is translated from the exons ATGGACGACATCTTTAGAACTGAAGAATGGGATGAGGTAAAATCTGTTTTTCCTAATTGCTTTAATGGAAGCAGAATATTGATCACTAGCCGAAATAGAGAAGTGGCTTTACTTGCAAGCGATACTCCTCCCTACATTCTCCCACTTCTTAATCAAGATGACAGCTGGGAACTCTTTAAGAAAAAGGTGTTTCGAAATGGAGTTTGTCCTCCTGAATTAGTAATTCCAGGGAGACAAATCGCAGAAGGTTGTAAGGGATTACCCCTTTCAATTGTGGTACTTGCGGGCCTTTTAGCAAAGAAGGAGAAGTCATTATACATATGGTCGAAATATGTTGATCATGTAACTTGTTTGGATACTGATATGTGCCAGAAAGTTCTATCCTTAAGCTACACGGATCTGCCCCGACGCTTGAAACAatgctttttgtattttggcATGTACCCAGAAGACTTCGAGATACCTGTAAAGCGATTGATGCACCTATGGGTGGCGGAGGGTTTCATACAACACAATGACCATAGATATTCTGAGGATGATGCTGAAATCTACTTGGAGGAGCTCATTgatcgaagcttgatccaagTGGCTAGGAGGAGGTCAGATGGAGGAGTAAGGACATGCCGTATCCATGATCTTTTGCGAGAATTTTGCATAAAGGAGAGTGCAGAAGAGATGTTTTTTGCGGTTCATTCATATAACCGTTCGATCCCGAACAATTGCCGCAGGCTATCCATCCAAGTTAACAATGCTAAGCAATACATTAATGCCAACCCCTCTATCCCTACAAGCGCCCGTTCTTTGTTCTTCTTTGCTGATGACGACTGGAATTTGAAGAAGGATGCTGTTAGCTTGAAGTGGGttcaaaagaaattcaaatttcttcGTGTGCTTAATATTCAGAAAGTAGCAACTACAGAATTTAGAGGAAGCATAGCAAAATTTATCCATTTGAG GTGA
- the LOC132190542 gene encoding toMV resistance protein Tm-2(GCR236)-like isoform X1, with amino-acid sequence MDDIFRTEEWDEVKSVFPNCFNGSRILITSRNREVALLASDTPPYILPLLNQDDSWELFKKKVFRNGVCPPELVIPGRQIAEGCKGLPLSIVVLAGLLAKKEKSLYIWSKYVDHVTCLDTDMCQKVLSLSYTDLPRRLKQCFLYFGMYPEDFEIPVKRLMHLWVAEGFIQHNDHRYSEDDAEIYLEELIDRSLIQVARRRSDGGVRTCRIHDLLREFCIKESAEEMFFAVHSYNRSIPNNCRRLSIQVNNAKQYINANPSIPTSARSLFFFADDDWNLKKDAVSLKWVQKKFKFLRVLNIQKVATTEFRGSIAKFIHLRYLTIRFSSYTTVFPDSIVKLTNLETLYVESYGLKKCLLKGIFKLKHLRNLYLRGVRVFSFEPCDSEEALGSLQVLSGPAIYCDPQKRSFPAILEKFPNLRKLKIQIVEEHRDDGKEVVSIPSLHHLAHLEILKIRTFGIYDQAGRIPSRFTCSPNSIPSRITKLTLSHVVLEVRCVTMLGQLPSLRVLQLEYTDPDLSDKSIHVIANSFPQLQFLKLELLSIEKWEQEGGVQCKP; translated from the coding sequence ATGGACGACATCTTTAGAACTGAAGAATGGGATGAGGTAAAATCTGTTTTTCCTAATTGCTTTAATGGAAGCAGAATATTGATCACTAGCCGAAATAGAGAAGTGGCTTTACTTGCAAGCGATACTCCTCCCTACATTCTCCCACTTCTTAATCAAGATGACAGCTGGGAACTCTTTAAGAAAAAGGTGTTTCGAAATGGAGTTTGTCCTCCTGAATTAGTAATTCCAGGGAGACAAATCGCAGAAGGTTGTAAGGGATTACCCCTTTCAATTGTGGTACTTGCGGGCCTTTTAGCAAAGAAGGAGAAGTCATTATACATATGGTCGAAATATGTTGATCATGTAACTTGTTTGGATACTGATATGTGCCAGAAAGTTCTATCCTTAAGCTACACGGATCTGCCCCGACGCTTGAAACAatgctttttgtattttggcATGTACCCAGAAGACTTCGAGATACCTGTAAAGCGATTGATGCACCTATGGGTGGCGGAGGGTTTCATACAACACAATGACCATAGATATTCTGAGGATGATGCTGAAATCTACTTGGAGGAGCTCATTgatcgaagcttgatccaagTGGCTAGGAGGAGGTCAGATGGAGGAGTAAGGACATGCCGTATCCATGATCTTTTGCGAGAATTTTGCATAAAGGAGAGTGCAGAAGAGATGTTTTTTGCGGTTCATTCATATAACCGTTCGATCCCGAACAATTGCCGCAGGCTATCCATCCAAGTTAACAATGCTAAGCAATACATTAATGCCAACCCCTCTATCCCTACAAGCGCCCGTTCTTTGTTCTTCTTTGCTGATGACGACTGGAATTTGAAGAAGGATGCTGTTAGCTTGAAGTGGGttcaaaagaaattcaaatttcttcGTGTGCTTAATATTCAGAAAGTAGCAACTACAGAATTTAGAGGAAGCATAGCAAAATTTATCCATTTGAGGTACTTGACGATACGATTTTCTTCTTATACAACTGTTTTTCCTGATTCTATTGTCAAGCTTACGAATCTAGAGACTCTTTACGTAGAGAGCTATGGGTTAAAGAAATGTTTGCTGAAAGGGATATTTAAACTGAAACATTTAAGAAATCTGTATCTGCGTGGGGTAAGGGTATTTTCATTTGAACCTTGCGATTCGGAGGAAGCTCTAGGGAGCCTCCAAGTCCTTTCTGGCCCAGCAATTTATTGTGATCCTCAAAAGCGTAGTTTCCCTGCCATACTGGAAAAGTTTCCTAATCTTAGGAAATTGAAAATACAAATTGTGGAGGAGCATCGTGATGATGGCAAAGAAGTAGTTTCTATTCCAAGCCTCCACCATTTAGCTCATcttgaaatattgaaaattaGGACTTTCGGAATATATGATCAAGCTGGTCGCATACCATCGAGATTCACCTGTTCTCCGAATTCAATTCCATCGAGAATCACAAAGCTAACCTTAAGCCATGTTGTTTTAGAAGTCAGATGCGTGACAATGCTGGGACAGCTTCCCAGTCTTCGGGTCCTCCAACTAGAATATACAGATCCTGATTTATCTGATAAAAGCATTCACGTCATTGCAAATTCGTTTCCTCAACTCCAATTCCTCAAATTGGAACTTTTGTCAATCGAAAAATGGGAACAGGAGGGGGGGGTGCAATGCAAGCCTTAA